The window GGTGACTCTGCCCCCCGAAGTGCCGCTCGAGGGCGAGCTCGATTTCGCCGAGCTGGCGCGCGACGTGCGCCTTTCCGGAGGCAATATCAAGAACATCTGTGTCGCCGCCGCCTACCTGGCCGCCGCCGACGGCGGCGCCGTTTCGATGTCGCATATTCGGGACGCCAGCCGGCGCGAATACGAGAAGCTCGGCCGCGGCTGGAGTCACGAGCGCGCGGTGGAGGTGAGCGCATGATTCGCGACCTGAGCGAGAGCCTGCGCAACCTGCTCGACGCCCCCAGCCTGGCCGCGGAGTTCCCCGAGCTCGCGGCTGCCGACATCGTCTTCGACCGGCCGATCGTGACCTTCAACCCCGCCCAGAGCGCGATCGACCTGTTCCTTTTCGACGTCAACGAGAACGTCGAGCTGCGCAGCAACGAGCCCGAGATCGTGCGGAACGGCTTCATGGCGACCCGGCGCAAGCCGCCGCGGCGCATCGATTGCTCGTATCTCGTGACCGCCTGGCCGGTTGGCGGGATCGATCTCTTCCTGCAGGAGCACCGGCTGCTGTCGCAGACCTTGCAGGTCCTGGGCCGCAACCCGACCATGCCGGCAGCCGTGCTGGCCGGCTCGCTCGCCGGCCAGGAGCCACCCCTGCCGATGATCGCGCCCGAAGTCGACAGCCTCAAGGGCGCGGCCGAGTTCTGGACGGCGATGGGCAACCAGCTGCGCGCCTCGTTCTCGGTGACCGTGACGATCAGCGTGCCCTGGGTGCCGGACGTCACCGGGCCGGTGGTCACCACCAAGCGCGCGGGTTTCGCGCCCGGGACGCCGACGGTGGACGAAACCCTGATCCAGATCGGCGGTCTGGTCGTCGACCCAGGCGGCAACGGCATCCCCGGGGCGTTCGTCGACGTCCTCGACGCCGGTCTGCGCGCGGTTTCCGATGACGAAGGACGCTTTTCCCTGCCCCAGGTTCCGGCGGGCAATCGCACGCTGCGAGTCATCGCGGTGGGTTTCCAACCAAACACGCAGGTGGTGACCGTACCTGGTTCCTCCAGCGATTACGAGATAACCCTGACGCCCTAGACCAAGAGATTCGAGAGACCAAGCGAAAAGGAGGGACCCATGGCTTTTAACGCGGTAAACAAAGTACCCGGCGTCTACATCGACGAGATCGATGTACCCGGCCCCATCGCAGGTGTCGCCACCAGCATCCTGGCCATCGTCGGGCCGGCCCGAGAGGGCCCGATCAACGTCCCGACGCTGGTCACCAACCCGACCCAGTTTCACGACAGGTTCGGCGGCCATCTCATGTCGCCGCTCTTCTATGCGAGCCACGGCGTCATGGGGTTCTTCGAAAACGGCGGCGCGAGCTGCTACTTCGTGCGCGCCGGCACCGCGGTGCGCGCATCCTGGGATCTGAGCGACGGCGCCAACACGACCATCGTCGTCAGCGCGCTCGACGAAGGCACCCGGGCCAACGACCTTCGGGTCGAGGTGCAGGCCGCCCACATCGCGACAACCCAGGCCCAGCGTGGACAGGCCAACCTTGCCGGCGGCGGCGCGCTCAACAACACCGCCGAGGTCGACGATCACAGTCAGTTTCGGGTCGGTGACGTGGTTCTCATCGACGACGGCGGCGGCACCACGGATACCGCCGAGATCGCGCTGATTGACGAGCCCAGCAACACCCTGACCTTTACCGCCAACCTGGCGGCGGCGATCCCCGCCGGAACGGTACGGGTTGCGGATCTGGCCGCGGGGACCACCTCGTTCCGCGTGGCCGACAGCGCCGGGATCGAGCCCGGAAGCTACGTCGAGATCTCCCAGGGTGCGACCTCGGAGGAGCTGGTCATCGGCGCGGTCGACACGGTCAACCACATCCTCAGCCTGGAAACCGCTCTCGGCAATGCCTACACGATGGCGGCGGCCGATCCCCAGGTCCAGGTCCAGACTCTCGAGTTCAACCTGATCGTTACCGACACCGCCGCTCTCAACCCGCACCCGGACGAGACCTTCTCGGAACTAGCGATGGATCCGAGGCACAGCCGCTATTTCGGCTCGGCGGTGGCGACTCAGGGCTCGGCCGTGATCTCTGCCGCACCGGCGGACGACCCTCCCAATCCAAGCGTGCCACCGGCCAACGTTCCGGCTGTCGCCGCGGCCGCGGCCCCGACCACGGCCGGCGTCGACGACGACCCAACCGCCCTCGGCTCCGCTCACTACATCACCGCCATCGACAGCCTCGAGCGCGTCGACGACGTCACCATGCTGGCGGTTCCCGATCGCACGGATCTCGCGGTGCAGGGCGCCATGATCACCCACTGCGAGAAGATGCAGGACCGCTTCGCCATCCTGGATCCGCAGGCCGGCGCCGACCCCAATGATCCGGCTGGCATTCGCGGTCAACGCGGCACTCTCAACTCCGACAACGGCTACGCGGCTCTCTACTACCCGCGGATCTGCGTCAACAATCCCGACCCCAACGTCGAGGGCACGATCCTGGTCCCGCCTTCGGGCCACATCGCCGGCGTCTTCGCCCGCACCGACGACACCAAGGGTGTCCACAAGGCGCCCGCCAACGAGCAGATTCGAGGCGTACTCGACCTCGAGCGCACCCTCAACGAAACCGAGGCCGGGCACCTCAACGAGCTCAGTGTCAACGTTTTGCGCCGGCGCCCGAACCGCGGCTTCCGCATCTGGGGCGCGCGCACTCTGACCACCAGCACTCAGTGGCGCTACGTCAACGTTCGCCGTCTCCTGCTCTTCATCGAGGAGTCGATTCAGGAAGGCACCGAGTTCGCGGTCTTCGAGCCCAACAACCCGTCACTGTGGAAGACGGTCAAACGTCAGGTCGACGCTTTCCTGACCACGGTCTGGAACACGGGCGCCTTCGTCGGTATCACCCCGGACGCTTCGTTCAGGGTGCGCGTCGACGAAGAGCTCAACCCGCCCAGCCAGATCGCGCTCGGCCTGCTGACTTTCGAGGTCACCGTCTATCCGGCACCGCCTGCCGAGTTCATCGTCTTCCGGGTAATCCAGCAACCGGGCGGCCCCAGCATCGAGGAATAGCCCTTTACCAAAGGAGACATCTGCAATGCGCAACGACCCCTACAAGAACTTTCGCTTCGTACTCGAGATCGACGGCATCCAGCAGGGCGGTTTCCGAGAATGCAGCGGCTTCGGCTCGACCGTCGAGGTGGTCGAGTACCGTGAAGGCGGCGAGCCCAGCACGGTTCGGAAGCTGCCCGGCACGATTAGCTATCCCGATATCACCCTGAACTGGGGGATTACCGACTCGCGCGAGCTCTACGACTGGCACCTCGCCGCCGTGCGCGGTGAGATCGAGCGCAAGAACGGCTCGATCATCCTTCAGGACGACCTCGGCGAAGAGAGCGTCCGCTACAACTTCAGGGACGCCTGGCCGAGCGGATGGGACGGAGCCGACCTCAACTCGACCGGCAACGAGGTGGCCGTCGACAGCCTGACGATCAGTTGCGAGTACTTCGAGCGGGCTTAGAGGAGACGTCATGTTTCAAACCGAACACGAATTCACGCTGCCGATGGGATACGTCGACACAGAAGGCAACCTCCATCGCGAGGGCGTCATGCGTCTGGCCACGGCGGCGGACGAGATCCTGCCGCTAAAGGATGGACGGGTCCAGAGCAACGAGGCGTACTTCATCGTCATTCTTCTCGCGCGGGTGATCACCCGACTCGGCTCGCTCGAGCAGGTCAACCCGAAGATCATCGAGAGCCTCTACGCCTCCGACCTCGCCTATCTGCAGGAGCTCTACAACCAGGTCAACCGCAACGGAACGGCGGCCATGCCGGCGGTCTGTCCGAAGTGCGACCACGGATTCGAGGTGCAAATGAACGGCCTGGGGGGGTCCTAGGCTACCCCCTCGACGCGCTCAACGAGGAGGTAGCCTTCATCGCTTATCACTTCCACTGGTCGCTCGACGACGTCATGAACTTGGAGCATCCCGATCGGCAGCGCTGGGTAAAGGAGATTTCGGCAATCAACGGACAAATGAACGCGCAATGAGAACCTGCAAACAGTCAGCCCGTCTTCGATGGTCAGGCGTCATCGGGAGATTGCCGCGGCCGATCGGTCGTGACTTCGCCGCCTGGGCGCGGTCCATCGTCGCGCGCTTCCGGCGCATGACTCCGCGGTGGTCGCTTCCCCACCGCCTCTTCTTGCGCCCTGCGCTAGCGCGATTCGGGGAGCGAATCGTCGAGCGCCTGCACTCGGTGACCCGTCGAGCGGCTCCGCGAATTCAGCCGAGGCTTGACCGCGTGGCGAGACCTACGGCAAACCCGCGCGGGTCGATACGACCGAAGGTTTCGACCGGCAGGTCTGCACGCTCGGGCCTCCCGATGACTGCGCCGCCTCCGGATCGGGCGCGGCGACTCGGGCGGCACCTGATCGGAGCTACGCTCGGATCGCCACGGGCCATGCTTGAAGCTCCGAATCGACTCGCCGAGAGCTCGTTTCGTTCGGCCGGGCGCGCCCATGCTGCCGCCAGCGATTGGCAACCTCGGCGGGCCTTCCAACAGCGCTTCGAACGCCTCGAGCGCAGGATCGATTCTCTGTCCCTGCGCCGCTTCGTCCGCCGCACGACGCGAGTCGAAGAGCGCGCCCTGGTCAGAACCACACGAGTCATCGCGAGGTCTCATGGGCCGTCGGAGTCCCCGGCGCGCCGGCCGTCGCACCGGGATCTCGAGCCTGTCTCCAACATCGGAGCACCGAGATCGTCGCGGCCCGCCGCGACCGCCAGGGCCTCGCACGGCGCCCCCCCGCCACCGCAGATCGACATCCACAGCCTGACCGATCAGGTGGTCCGGCGGATCGACCGCCGTTACCTGGCCTGGCGCGAGCGGACGGGAAGGACCTGACGAGATGGGCCTGGCCAAAGCGATCATCCGGATCGAGCACACCGGCGAGGAGATTCCGGTGCTGTTCAATCCCGAGGAATACAGCATCAACCACGACAACAACTTCGCGTCGCAAACGGTCCCCGGGTTGAGCGCGCCGGTGCTCCAGTTCGTCAACGGCAACATGCGCACCCTCGACATGGAGCTGTTCTTCGACACGACCGCCGAGCGGATCGATGTGCGCGAAGAGACCGGCAAGGTCGTCGGGTTACTGGACATCGATTCGGAGCTGCACGCCCCGCCGGTGCTCGAAGTGTCCTGGGGGTCGCTCTACTTCCGCTGCGTCCTCGCCAGCGCGGGGCAGCAGTTCGTCAAGTTCCTGGATGACGGCCGACCGGTCCGGGCACGCATCAACGTCACCTTCAACGAGTTCGTCGACCCGCGCCGCGAGAGCCGCGAGGTCAATCGGCAGACCACCAACTTCAGCAAGGTCTACGTCGCGGCGGAGGGTGACGATCTGGCGAGCCTGGCGGCGCGCTTTCTCGACAACCCACGAGTGTGGCGCGCGATCGCGATCGAGAACGATATCGACGATCCGCAGGCCGACCTTACCGGGATGTCGCTTCGCATTCCGTCGCTTCCCTATCTGAACCCCGAGACCGGGGAGGTTCTGGCTTGAGCTCCGCCTATCCCACCTACGCACCGGACTTCGCGATCCAGATCAACGGCACCGCGATGCCCGCCTCCGTGCGCTCGGTGGTGACCGGCGTCAGCTACCAGGACGGCAGAAACGCCGCTGATCGCGTCGAGGTCGAGATCGCCAACCCCGATCTGCGCTGGTTGCAGAACCACATTCGCGGACTCGGCTTTCAGCCTTTCCCCACCGGCATCTCGATCGGTCCCGTGCGCGCCCTGGATGCGGCACCCGATGGCACCTTCGATCTCGACAATCGCCTGAGCCTGGAGGTCGGCTACGCCCCCGACCAGCTCGAGCCCATGTTCGACGGCGAGATCACCGGGGTCGAGGCGAGTTTTCCCAACGGCGGCATGCCCAGCATGAGAATGATCGCGCACGACAAGCTGCATCGCTTCTCGCAGGGCACCGGAGCCGGCGGCTTCGGATTCCTCCCCGACTTCCTGGTGGCGACCATCGTCGGCGCCAAGAACCTGTTGGTGCCGCTGATCGACCCCACCATCGTCGCGGCTTCGACCGCTCTCACCGCCCTCAACGTGATCTTCACCGGCAGCGGCGAGGTCCAGGCGGCGCCCGGGCAGGGTCAAACCGACCTTCAGCTTCTGCAGTTCATCGCAGCCAAGTACGACGCCGACTTCTGGGTCGAGGGCGACGTGCTCTACCTGTCCCGTTTCCTCAAGGAGTACGAGCCTCGGTTGACGCTCCGATGGGGCGAGTCGCTGCTTGACTTCTCACCGCGGGTGAGCAACGTC of the bacterium genome contains:
- a CDS encoding DUF4255 domain-containing protein; translated protein: MIRDLSESLRNLLDAPSLAAEFPELAAADIVFDRPIVTFNPAQSAIDLFLFDVNENVELRSNEPEIVRNGFMATRRKPPRRIDCSYLVTAWPVGGIDLFLQEHRLLSQTLQVLGRNPTMPAAVLAGSLAGQEPPLPMIAPEVDSLKGAAEFWTAMGNQLRASFSVTVTISVPWVPDVTGPVVTTKRAGFAPGTPTVDETLIQIGGLVVDPGGNGIPGAFVDVLDAGLRAVSDDEGRFSLPQVPAGNRTLRVIAVGFQPNTQVVTVPGSSSDYEITLTP
- a CDS encoding phage tail sheath family protein, producing the protein MSPLFYASHGVMGFFENGGASCYFVRAGTAVRASWDLSDGANTTIVVSALDEGTRANDLRVEVQAAHIATTQAQRGQANLAGGGALNNTAEVDDHSQFRVGDVVLIDDGGGTTDTAEIALIDEPSNTLTFTANLAAAIPAGTVRVADLAAGTTSFRVADSAGIEPGSYVEISQGATSEELVIGAVDTVNHILSLETALGNAYTMAAADPQVQVQTLEFNLIVTDTAALNPHPDETFSELAMDPRHSRYFGSAVATQGSAVISAAPADDPPNPSVPPANVPAVAAAAAPTTAGVDDDPTALGSAHYITAIDSLERVDDVTMLAVPDRTDLAVQGAMITHCEKMQDRFAILDPQAGADPNDPAGIRGQRGTLNSDNGYAALYYPRICVNNPDPNVEGTILVPPSGHIAGVFARTDDTKGVHKAPANEQIRGVLDLERTLNETEAGHLNELSVNVLRRRPNRGFRIWGARTLTTSTQWRYVNVRRLLLFIEESIQEGTEFAVFEPNNPSLWKTVKRQVDAFLTTVWNTGAFVGITPDASFRVRVDEELNPPSQIALGLLTFEVTVYPAPPAEFIVFRVIQQPGGPSIEE
- a CDS encoding phage tail assembly protein — protein: MFQTEHEFTLPMGYVDTEGNLHREGVMRLATAADEILPLKDGRVQSNEAYFIVILLARVITRLGSLEQVNPKIIESLYASDLAYLQELYNQVNRNGTAAMPAVCPKCDHGFEVQMNGLGGS
- a CDS encoding phage tail protein codes for the protein MRNDPYKNFRFVLEIDGIQQGGFRECSGFGSTVEVVEYREGGEPSTVRKLPGTISYPDITLNWGITDSRELYDWHLAAVRGEIERKNGSIILQDDLGEESVRYNFRDAWPSGWDGADLNSTGNEVAVDSLTISCEYFERA
- a CDS encoding peptigoglycan-binding protein LysM, which produces MGLAKAIIRIEHTGEEIPVLFNPEEYSINHDNNFASQTVPGLSAPVLQFVNGNMRTLDMELFFDTTAERIDVREETGKVVGLLDIDSELHAPPVLEVSWGSLYFRCVLASAGQQFVKFLDDGRPVRARINVTFNEFVDPRRESREVNRQTTNFSKVYVAAEGDDLASLAARFLDNPRVWRAIAIENDIDDPQADLTGMSLRIPSLPYLNPETGEVLA